A stretch of the Schistocerca serialis cubense isolate TAMUIC-IGC-003099 chromosome 2, iqSchSeri2.2, whole genome shotgun sequence genome encodes the following:
- the LOC126456395 gene encoding uncharacterized protein LOC126456395, translating into MKRTLLCRQVACAYTHTHGSEPDCTQSDDSRCVRACAFRGAPGRLARAQSGAGAGGDSWPLRPRLQCCDRPPHDTRCPPEKTRPAAQPADALPTPTPVAARRDAGRPRTPAPQPVSHASSSASPPLPPPPLPLPPPPQSILARQRGWPPALAQHPSPQLLSREMLIRQTSSPRWGSRATSVITLAVAV; encoded by the coding sequence ATGAAACGCACGTTGCTCTGCCGTCAAGTAGCGTGCGCGTACACGCACACACACGGAAGCGAGCCGGACTGTACACAAAGCGACGACAGCCGCTGCGTTCGCGCCTGCGCATTCCGCGGCGCACCCGGACGGCTCGCGCGTGCGCAGTCGGGCGCCGGCGCAGGTGGCGACAGCTGGCCGTTGCGGCCGCGGCTGCAGTGCTGCGACCGGCCGCCCCACGACACGCGTTGCCCACCGGAGAAGACGCGCCCTGCTGCACAGCCGGCGGACGCCCTGCCCACGCCGACGCCGGTGGCCGCGCGACGCGACGCGGGCCGCCCCCGGACGCCTGCCCCACAGCCGGTGAGTCACGCGAGCAGCAGCGCCTCGCCCCCGCTCCCACCCCCGCCGCTGCCACTGCCGCCTCCGCCGCAGTCAATACTCGCTCGGCAGCGGGGCTGGCCACCGGCGCTGGCGCAGCATCCGTCCCCACAGCTGTTGTCACGGGAAATGCTCATTCGACAGACATCTTCCCCTCGGTGGGGCTCGCGTGCTACCAGCGTCATTACTCTCGCCGTGGCAGTTTAG